ataaacataacaaaaacacagcggAAAATAAGAGTTTTGGCAAGAGACGGTGATATGCACGGTATTTCCTTTCCCATCTGTAACAATTTGATTAATGGAGCTACAAGACTGGCAACTGAAGCAATATGTAACTCGCATGAAGGAATCGTAGgtctgtaaaaaacaaaaagaagaaaaacctcCTAATAAAAGCTACTacaatgcatacacacacataaaactaGCCTGAATGCACAGTTGTATGTACAGCTTGGGTCACTGGGGGGTTTCAGGATTTAAAATGTATAGAATAGCACATTGAAATGTCACTGTATATGAGCTATCAAACAGCCATGATGGAAAAAATTCATTCAATCAACTCAGGATGTGGACACTGGCGTCAAACCTTTCTCAGACAGTACAGCTGAAagtttgtgtttaaaaatgtgttacaGCAATACAAGACCATACTGACAGTTTTTTGGATGGGAATATgatgtgatctgtgtgtgtggtgtttgacGGACGTGCCTGAGGTTACGCAGTTTGGACAAGAaaggcaagaaagaaaaaacggACTGTGaatgaatatacagtaactacagtatacacacttgaagaaaaaaaataaaacctctccAAACTCGAGAAAATCTCACAAACAGGAAGCTTGAAACTCAGCACTGACTCGTGCCTTTGTACAAAGAGTTGCCTGATAATCACATACAAATCATCcatacattacagtaaaaaataaatatatcatgACACTCAATAAATAATAAGGGAGTGGTAACGAGagagcagactgtgtgtgtgtttgtgtatgtgagtgtgtatcagCAGGTGATGATAATCCCAAGAGCACAAAGGTTCAATGGGAAATGCCCCCCGATAAGAGAGTGAGCACATAAATGGGCAGTCAAGGTAAATCAGAATATGACctagcatgtgtttgtgtggttttatgtctgcatgcatgttttCACTCTATATTGGTATCACATATGTAGCTGTTGTGTTAATGTGCGTCTCTTTTATCTATATTTTCTAAATATTCAcctacatgtttgtgtgggtCTGCGTCTACATCTGCCggtgtctgtgtttcttcatgactgcatgtgtctgtatctgtttaCAACACCCTTTAACCGTTCGGCTAACTCAGTGGCCTTCGCCGCTCGGGGGCTTAGCGTCGTGCTGCTGCCCCCCGGCCCCTCCGGGCAGCCAGGGGGAGACAGAGTGCGAGGTGGTCTGCTTGGCCATGCTGTAGTGGCTGATCACTGTGTAGAAACGGCCCCTCGAGTTGGCATCCTGCGCAGCGTAGTAGGCCTCCAGAGAGGCTGGGATACACCGCTTGTGCTGTGAGGGGCAAAGAGAACACTTATCAATTAATTCATTGCTAAAGGTGCTACATGTAGCATCTAAGCGATCAAGGTCGGACTAAATAAAATCCACTGAACCATTTTAGAGGGCTGCTGAAAAATATCTACATGCTATTTTTCTGACTAATATTCTGATTACGAtttaaattgtaattattttctatAACTTAAATtagtagttgtagttgtggttTACATAGTTCTAAGCAAGACATGTTTGTAAGTTTGTAAGCATAATCACATATTTATCTTGTTTCTACATGAATAGAATCAGATAAAATAATGCAGCTGCTTGTTGTCGAAGACCTCTCAGGGCTCGAACCACTCACTCAGAGAAAAGTCAAACTCTGCGTTAAACTTCACACTCTTTTTGACCGATTGAGCTCACATTTATAAAGACATTACATTAGCGGTACCATATGTAATTGTGACATTCAAAAGTGGCATGTCTAAGAAGCTTTCATTAACATTAGCTTCATAGACTGAGGGGGCGAGCTGCTTTGTTCTTATCAATGATACGACCAAAAATGTCTCATAAGTAATTCAGATGATGGAATAGCTTGAATAGCTTCAAGGAGAGGAAAACTGTGTTTGTCAGGGTCGAATATGCTTCCccttaaaaaaacaatcaactgtatttttatacatttcgTTTTTATTTGAGGGAATAGTGAAGAGAGTACAGCTCTATGTAGGAACATATAGAGGGGAAAGTAATTTGAGTCTGTAGAGCATTAGAATGTGTTTGAGAGTGTATATATTTACAACCTTGTGTGCAGTTGTGTAGTGTAAGTGCGCATGTGCACATTTTTCTATCGACACTTTTGCACCTGGTGAACGTGCATGTGACACTTCTAATAATACCTCTGCAGACTGCAGTCAGAGCCCCTGCAGAGGCTGTGGGCCTGAAACTAGATTTATTCCACCTTAAAGACCAGATTTGTCCAGAGACACAGACTTCCAAGGTGACCTCTCACAAACTACTGTGAAACTTATAAGTGCAGTGCAGCGGAAATCTATAAGTACcatgagaggggaggagaggagagggcaggCTGTCTGCATCCACATACTGCAAAACTTTAAAGATCCAACACTAATACTGTACAGATATGGGCAGCAGATGGTTGGATAAGGACAGCTGTTTGAGCCATTTTCTTTTACGACCTCAGCAATATGGAACGGGAGTTAGTGATCCTAATGTGGTAATTATTGTAAAATAGGCTAATTTTCATCTAATAGTCGACACGGCTAATGACATATGAAAGCGGCCTCAATGGAGTGTCTTTCTTTGGTTACTGTGACAAggaaaaaaagtgcaaaatgaTACTTAATTACACTGGTCATAACAAAATCACTGATATCATTGATTGAGGATTGCCTGTCTGATTAGCCTCATTAGCTTCTTCCTGTAAGATgacctcagaaaaaaaaaagtagggcgggagtattttatttttttcttctcccacaGGAGACTGGGCGGTGCTCTCACCTTTAATTCTTTATTTAGACAGGAGGGAAAGTAGAGAGGGAGATAGTGAAGGGCAGAGAGGATTTAGcaccttgctcaaggacacttagGCAGAGAGAATTTATAACTGCATATAATATTTAACTTTCAACTATATCTGAAAGGAACAGCTGATCAattacttaaaggaatagtacaacattttctgaaatgcGCTTATTTGTTTCAAGAAGATCggtaccactctcatatctgcctGTTAAATTTGAAGctgcagccggttagcttagcttagcataaagactggtgacagggggaaacagctgtccaaaggtaacaaaatctgcccaccagcacctctaaaactcactaattaacactttacatttttttatttaatctacAAAATCTGACAAGTTGGTTGTTATGTgtccagcagagactccagtcTCTACTGGTCGTAGCCAtgaaatagtccggcacataacccctcATAACGTGGCAAACTGTCATTCTTacactttagtttttgtttggattaaacaaatgagatataatgtgttaatgagtgagctttagagttgttggtgggtggattttgtctctgtttacagtctttgagctaaactaagctaaccggctcctgactgtagcttcatattcaatgGACAGATATAAGAGTGATTtctgtcttctcatctaaaCTCTacaccagaaagcaaataagcgtatctcccaaaatgtctaactttTGCGTTAATTGCCAGAAATTAAagagatgacattttttattaattaaccGTTTAAGTAATTTCTCAAGGAATAAttgctttgctgcttttctccatttcacatcatttcaaattaaatatgttCTGGTTTTAGAACTGATCTGACGATGTAACCTTGGGCTGTtgaaaattgtgatggacatttttacCTAATTTGggatattttatagactaatcaaatcaaagatatgatacaaaaaaaatgaatcctTAGTTCCAACCCTACTTAACTCATCCTGTGGAGGTTGACCGACCCATTTCGCAATCCAGCTGCCCTGTTAACCCCCTGACCACCTTTTGACGGTGGTGTGTCGTAACgctgtaaaatgaaatacaggCCACTTATGGGTCTTACCTTATAAATGAATCCATCTGGGCAGGCGTGGTCGTAGGTGAAGGCTTTATAAACCACCAGGAACACGATGCAGGCGAGGAAGGCCAGGGCCAGGATGATCAGAATCGTCACCTGGAGGGAGGACAAACgctggtcagtgtgtgtgtgtgtgtgtgtgagaaacacatTATGAGTATGTGGTTTATATGTGTgagacagggttagggttacacaGCGAGAAAGATGGAGTATGTgcactagtgtgtgtgtagtaaatGGTACAGTAAGGTGCTGCTGACTGAGGTCAATGGCTCCTCAAGGCAAGGTGTTCCTGTTGAGCTGCGAGATGAATGACTCAGGTTGTGACTCTATGTTTGGATAAATATAAGACATCAAGTCAGTGACGTAAATGAGTTGCGCAAGAGGATGATTTCTGTGCTGTTTAACCATCCTGCCGTGTTCTTGTTTTCTATCTGTCTATGTTCTGCGTTGCTACAAACGTACAGGATTTCTCTCCATATGgtacatgtatatactgtaccCAGACCTCTGCCTTTCAGCAAAATagacccttttcacagcagacttGTCAtcgtaggaaaagcacaggtgctaCTAATACCATTATCGATGGCTCCGTtgtgttcaagtgtcccagcaagctgtgacagtgagccagcatgtacAACACCAGggccctgaaactgaagcagctacaTGGCTTTCatcattgattttattatttacacctgtacTTTTCCCACTGACATATCAAAGAatttcttctgtgaaaaagggcCTATTGCAAATCTGAACTTCTAGTTAGgtttcttaaataaaaaaaaatggcgAAATTGATGTGCATAAAAACTTTCCCTCCTCATTAAATTACAAAAGTCCAACGAAAGTGAAAGATCAGAGCTCACTAAAGCTACCGCTGACTTGTCTCTTCTTACACAACGTCTTCTTGTAATCCTCGAAGATATCATCTCTTGTTATGCAGACGGTGAAATGTTGTCATGTGAGTTTAATTTACAAGTCTTCATTAGAACAAGTCTTCATTAGAATAAGCTGTGTTTTCTTAAAGACAGATCGAATTAGGACGggcattacattcatttggccGATACAACTTAAACGTCTTAAACGTTTACGTACAGTATATCAAGAGCAACTCCACATCTTGCTCAAGGACTTTGGGAGAAAGTTATATCGTTTTATAAATTTGGATGTCCAAATGAATAATTCCAATCaaactataaataaaaatgaccacaatgaGTATTCAGCGTcaatttgcatacatttttccatattattatatatatccATGTTGATTCAACCCAACCGTCAACAACAATCCACACTGACTTTGGGGTTGATGTTTATATAATGAGTTTCCTTGTTGGGTATCTTGTTTTTGAATCAGTCACATGAATCAATCAGCATCCTTCCTGCCACCAAATCTGTGCTGATTGTCAGTGCACTCAAGCCAGCGAGAGAAATCAATTAGCCCTTCATCTTCTTTCTCAATGTTTCCAGCTGTTACTGCGAGAagcagtggaaagaaaaaagctcTGCCTTTTTCTCATTGTAAAATAACGGAGGTGGAAAACAGATTTATgaattgcatttatattttgCAGCTCTGAGGTGTTCAAGTGTGCAAATTAAGCCTTTCAATTGgtgtaaacaaaataaattatttttaaaaaaactggaacAAACTAAAATGTTCAGGTCAGTTTTCACAACAAGGAACTATGAAATGTTATCAGTCTTTGCTGGGACAGAATCAAAATGCATCTGCAGTGTGAAAAATGCTTCATAGCGGCCAAAAGCAGAGCTAACCTAAAATGCTGGAAATAACACTTTTATTTCTGCGTACTGATGCAAATAAGAATGCCTCCGTATAGTTTGAGGTGTGAAATATTAATTTCCCTGGCAGGCTAGGCAATGTCGTAGTAAAGCAGATTAACATATAAAAGGATTTGTTTCCTCCCACTTTCTACTTGACACCCTGATTGGGTGTTTCTGAGCGAGCAATTAATTAGAATTATGCAAATCAAGTGCAAAGGATAGCTGCGTTTAAAAATAGTTTAGTCTGCCAAGTCATAAATGCCACTGTAGGTATGTGTGTGGTACATGTCTGTAtctgcgtgtgtgcatgtattacCCCACACTCACCCAACAGTCAGATTTATCCCAGTGAGCGAGTTGAACAAAATAGATCCTTCAACAATGGATGAATATTTCTAATGTCCTGTTTCCGTTTCCAGACGGGCGTTCAAGCCAATACCCCGATTTACTGCTCTCTATATGATGTGTCACAGCAAGATGTCAGAGCAATTACGCATGGGTGTGATCATTAGTCTCCATCAGCATTGTGGGGGTGGACAGGGACACGCAAGCTAAGTGACTGTTTACTTGGTGTCAACTGGGGGACACGACTCTCAGCCTTGGTTGCAGCCGACACTCTCTGTAAATTACATCTCTCACGTCACACACTGAGGTACATTAAGAGGACGCATTTAAAGTCACGGCGACCCGCCTTTTGGAGCGGCAACGGGCGTAGAATGACTGATTAAGACCCACCCTGACCCCCGTCTTGAATAGTGATGCGCATGAAAGGGCTTATTAAGTAGAGGGATTACTGTAAAGCTCCTCGTATCATGGAGCGAGCAGCAAGTGTTTCATGCATGTGGAGACCCAACTTTGCTTTAGACACTTTGAAACATGAAACGAAGACTTAACTCGCTAATGACTTAAGAGATTTGCTCTTTTGCGCCACTAAACTGCATGCATTTgaaatatctgtctgtgttgCCCACCCCCTCAATTCTCATTTTACGGTATGTTGTGGCATACCTCACAACAATGACTGAAAAGAGACTTTGTATGGGAGGTGATCTTGTGTCTACTATATTATTAAATAGTGTATATGTACTCTGGCTAGGGTGCAGAGAGGCCTGTTTAGCTTATACAATGGTATAACTTTAAGAATATTTATACTATGTCAAGTAAAGCGTTACCAGcgtgtttattgtttttttaagaattcATCCACATCGCGCCACTTCCGTCAGTGCGCCAcccaaaaataaagaatataaaataaatataagtaaataaatataagaaTTTCCTGTTGCTGATATTTGATGGCTGAGATGGCTGCGGAGTCAGAAACAACATCACCCTCTTCCATTTTCTAAGGGCTAGGCGTACTTCTGCGGCTATTTTGGTGAAAGTAATGCAAAAGTAGTGTAATCAGTAATGTGTTACTCTTCACAGACAGTAATACTGTAAAGTAACTTACTACTTTCAAATGAATGTAACTAGTAATATGTAATACTGGTTACCATACACATCACAATATGAGAAACGCAAGGAAATGCAAAACCACaagatgtaaatgtaataaCAACTTTACAAATCAGGTGGTTCACAACTTTAAATTCCCCTTGTGATAATAAACTGGGAACAAAGATAACGTTAAAATAAATACTCAGGTTTTTTGTATCTCTGTGCTTTCCTAACTCCTTTTCCTCGTTCTCCCATCCAGGAAGTTGGTTCACATCATCACTAATTAGCTAACACAGAAGACTGACACCTGGCTTACCAATATACAACAGAGAAATGGCAGTTTCAAGGACGGCTCTAAACACAGGATATTACATTTacttcacaaaacaaatgcaaaatgattATGCACAAGACATTACTGAGCCAGTCCATATTAAgaaatcaaatgtcaaatgaaacaatgatgTAAACAATATTAGAGCAGGTTTACTACATCTGAAATAGTCACTGAGTCGATTATTTATTGAATGAAACTGCTTCTGTGGCATGACCCACACATGATTAAAGATTAGTGGTATTAACCCTGGCATGGAGAGTCCAGCCTGTGTTAACGTTCGATGACATATTCGCTGTAGATTCAACACAGCGGCAGCAGTCGGAGCAACAGTTCAGACAAGAACATACCCCGCCCTTTTGTAATAGAAACGATCGCTCCAAAAATCCCTGTTGATGCAGCCACGGCCATGTGGTGTACAAATCCATTAAAAATCTATCCTGACCTTTCTCCATTATTCATAATCTGGCTGAACTCCGCAGTAAACCT
The Enoplosus armatus isolate fEnoArm2 chromosome 13, fEnoArm2.hap1, whole genome shotgun sequence genome window above contains:
- the nsg2 gene encoding neuronal vesicle trafficking-associated protein 2 codes for the protein MVKLGSNLQDKGAKPVSVEDGFQNVPLITPLDVGSLQSQAPDKVVVKTRTEYQTEKKRLKVPKVEEFTISFTDGVSERLKVTILIILALAFLACIVFLVVYKAFTYDHACPDGFIYKHKRCIPASLEAYYAAQDANSRGRFYTVISHYSMAKQTTSHSVSPWLPGGAGGQQHDAKPPSGEGH